The genomic stretch AATTCTTTTATTCTTATTTTTGATTTTTAATATTTAATATTTGATTTTTTTTATTGCCTTACAAGTATTTTTGCATTTTGCTTTGTCCTTTTGATTTGGACATTTTGATATTTGCATTAAACTCCTTGTGGAATATTTCGCACCGGTATCCTATTGTTTAACAAAGAGTTACGCCTCAAATCTCTTTAATGTATAAAAAACCTCAGATTTTCAGCCTGTAAAATTATCTAATTGCACTTAACATCTTAAGTGCATAGGTATTGTTTGGGTCAAAGGTTAAGACCTCTTTAAATTCCTTTTGAGCATTTATCTTTTTGCCTAATTTATAATAGATAGAGCCTAAATTACGATGTGCATCAATATTTATAGGAGATAAGTCAATAATAGCTTGGTAGTGAGAAATTGCCTTTTTAAAATCCCCTTGATTGTAATAAATCCATGCCAGTCGATTATGTGTATCTATAAGTTTATCTCCTTGAGGAGCCAATTTAATTATCCTCTTTAATATCTTTTTACACTCTTCAATGTTTTTCATTTCTAAACAGACCGTAACAAGATTATCCAAAAAGATTGTAGATGTTGGATTAAATTTAGCTGCAAGTTCAAATTCTTTCTTAGCCTGATTAAGTTCTTTTGATTTGGCATACAAAATTCCTAAGTTATTATGTACATCCGCCCAGCATGGACTTAATTCTCGGGCTTTTTGGTAAGCATTAATTATCTCTGGTATATCCTTTTCATTGTGTTCAAGAGTCCTTGCCAACAAATACCATGAATTACTATCTTCTGGTGCTAAAGATGAAGTCTCTTTTGCAAGGATTAGTGCCTTTTTTGCATAGGATTTATCCAAATCCAGATAGGTTAGTATGAGTTCAAAGCGATACTCTTTTTCAATAGGATTAAGTTTAATAGCCTGCTCATATTTAGGAATACTCTCTTTACTAAATCCACCTCTTTTTAACCCAATTGCCTGTTGAAAATTAACATCCGCTAAATAAGCTCTAATAATAAAAGTTAGTAAAAATAACACTAAGATTGTACTAAATCCAATAATAATTTTGTTTAATTTATTAATTTTGCATTTTACATTTTGCATTTTACATTTATATAAGACCACCATCATCCCCATTAATATAAAGAAAAGGTGTGTGATAGAAATCATACTAAGATTAAATAGAGCTTGAGTAAGATACCCTGTCCAGGCAGATAAAATACCTATTGCGATAGATTTTGACTGTTTATCTTTAATAATCTTACATGCCATTATTATAAAAGTGATTAATAGCCATAAATATATCACTAATCCAATTATTCCTTTTTCTACTACTACATCTAAAAACTCATTATGGGATTTATCAGCGGTTATTCGTGCTCCTTTATAAGCAACTACTAATCTTATCGGGGCATATTGTTGGAAGACTAAACTCATTGACTCCTGTCCTACTCCAATTAATGGATGCTTTCTTATAATTCCCATTGCCCCTTCCCATAGTTTAAATCGTTCTTCTTTTACACCTAAAGATGGCATTTTTGTGGTTGCAATGACCCTTTCAATCATTGACCCTTTGCCAATGCCAAAGATAAGTGTAATACCTATTAATATTATTCCTAATATAATCACTTTCACTTTATTTTGCAATATCCTTTTAACGTCAAGGACTCCAAATAAAAATAGTGCTACAAATAGTCCTAAAAATGAAGCCCTTGTTTTTGCCATTAATAAACAGGTATAGAGCAAGCATAGGCTTATAGTGGTCAGCCACTTATCTTTCCTGTCTAAATATAGACTTAATGCTAAGGGAAATACCATAATTAGATAAGCAGATAAAAATACTGGATTGCCAAAACTTGAGGTAACTCGTCCCTTTCCAAAACCTAACGAGACAAAAAGTGGGTCTATGCCAAAATGTTGAAAAATACCATAAATAGCAGCAACTGTTCCGGCAAAGATAATTGTTTTAACTAATCTATCAACCTGTGATATGAAATTGACAACTAAGAAAAATAGCACAACATAATTAATAGTGGTAATTAATCCATTATATCTACGATAGATACCAATTAGGCTTAACAGTGGTGAGTATGAGAATAATGTAGAAATGATGCTAATGAGGAGAAAGGCAATTATGGGTGAAAACAATGGGTTGTACGAAAACTCAATTTGTCTTTGGAGAGCTATCCTGAGCAGACAGATATAAAACATAACTAAAGACAAAAAACTCAAGATAACTACTTTGCTTAAGTCATATACAGAATGAAGATGTGTATCAAAATATAGAGGAACTGCTAATACTAAAACTATTAGTCCTATTTCAATTATTTTGTTAGAATGTTTGATTAACTTCATCTTATGCTAAAACTACTTTCCACAGCGATTTTGAACCAGCAATTAATTCTGTTATTTCTCAGCAGGATTTAACAGATATAAAATCTGTTAAATCAATTTAACGACCTGTGCGGTTAGGTTAAGACTGCCAATTTGAGTTCCCCCCGCTGGCGGGGGATTAAGGGGGTGGAAATCTCTTCAATCACCATTTCAATATTCCTTGTCACATCTTCTATGTGATTTATAGCACTTATTAATCGAAATTTGACATAGATATGGCTATCAAATTCCAAATCACAAATTCCAAATAAATTCAAATAACCAAAATTCAAAACATTACCCCCATAGTTTGTATTTAGGACTTGAAATTTGGTGTTTATTTGAGATTTGGTGCTTGGGATTTGGGATTTTTTTACTTATCACTCTGAGTAAAGTTTTGACTAATGGGAAACTATTGGGGTCAGACCGTGAATGTTGAATGTAAAAGGAACTGCTTTCTACATTCAAGGTCTGACCCTAATCCCCTCCAGTTACCCCCGCCGTCCGCTGCAACGACTGGTTAGGCAAAAGTTCCACTTCGCCATCTTTTTCCTTTTCTTCTTATTGCTGTATCCCATAATCAACG from bacterium encodes the following:
- a CDS encoding tetratricopeptide repeat protein is translated as MKLIKHSNKIIEIGLIVLVLAVPLYFDTHLHSVYDLSKVVILSFLSLVMFYICLLRIALQRQIEFSYNPLFSPIIAFLLISIISTLFSYSPLLSLIGIYRRYNGLITTINYVVLFFLVVNFISQVDRLVKTIIFAGTVAAIYGIFQHFGIDPLFVSLGFGKGRVTSSFGNPVFLSAYLIMVFPLALSLYLDRKDKWLTTISLCLLYTCLLMAKTRASFLGLFVALFLFGVLDVKRILQNKVKVIILGIILIGITLIFGIGKGSMIERVIATTKMPSLGVKEERFKLWEGAMGIIRKHPLIGVGQESMSLVFQQYAPIRLVVAYKGARITADKSHNEFLDVVVEKGIIGLVIYLWLLITFIIMACKIIKDKQSKSIAIGILSAWTGYLTQALFNLSMISITHLFFILMGMMVVLYKCKMQNVKCKINKLNKIIIGFSTILVLFLLTFIIRAYLADVNFQQAIGLKRGGFSKESIPKYEQAIKLNPIEKEYRFELILTYLDLDKSYAKKALILAKETSSLAPEDSNSWYLLARTLEHNEKDIPEIINAYQKARELSPCWADVHNNLGILYAKSKELNQAKKEFELAAKFNPTSTIFLDNLVTVCLEMKNIEECKKILKRIIKLAPQGDKLIDTHNRLAWIYYNQGDFKKAISHYQAIIDLSPINIDAHRNLGSIYYKLGKKINAQKEFKEVLTFDPNNTYALKMLSAIR